Proteins encoded by one window of Methanomassiliicoccales archaeon:
- the iorB gene encoding indolepyruvate ferredoxin oxidoreductase subunit beta, with protein sequence MTFNILIVGVGGQGVLLASRVFGEAAMSEGHEVAMSEVHGMAQRGGSVSAVVRFGRGTISPLIPKAGADLILGFEPVETYRALQYANENTMIVTDVQKIIPITVTAGSESYPEVEKLITAMRDAGFSVLPLEATRLAEKAGSKLTVNSVLIGAVSALKGFPLSEESLRSALIASVPEKAKKINEQAFDLGREAVKL encoded by the coding sequence ATGACATTTAACATCTTGATAGTCGGAGTGGGTGGACAGGGAGTCCTGCTCGCCTCACGAGTATTTGGAGAAGCGGCCATGAGCGAGGGTCATGAGGTGGCGATGTCTGAAGTCCATGGCATGGCACAACGCGGAGGCTCAGTTAGCGCAGTGGTCCGATTCGGAAGAGGAACAATATCCCCCCTTATACCCAAAGCAGGTGCAGATCTTATACTTGGTTTCGAGCCAGTAGAGACTTATCGAGCTTTGCAATATGCAAATGAGAACACGATGATCGTCACCGATGTGCAAAAAATAATCCCTATAACCGTTACGGCAGGAAGTGAATCTTATCCCGAGGTGGAGAAACTCATCACGGCCATGCGAGATGCTGGTTTTAGCGTCCTACCTTTAGAAGCCACCCGATTGGCGGAAAAAGCAGGGAGTAAATTGACAGTGAATTCCGTGTTGATAGGTGCCGTATCAGCGCTCAAGGGATTTCCCCTGTCAGAAGAATCTTTGCGTTCTGCTTTGATTGCTAGCGTTCCCGAAAAGGCAAAGAAGATTAATGAGCAGGCT
- the iorA gene encoding indolepyruvate ferredoxin oxidoreductase subunit alpha has translation MSKERLNLVPQGTKALMLANEAIARACLEAGVAVAATYPGTPSSEIGGYLESMSKHTGMYFEYSINEKVALEVGAAAAVSGLRSFVFFKHVGLNVASDPFMSLGYVGVRKGMVVLSADDPSMHSSQNEQDSRFYARLAGVPMIEPATPAEAKEMVHVGFEISEKLETPVLLRTSTRVNHARGIVELRALPNISRKGHFEKDPFRFVPVPAVARKGRIRQLECMKSALAISEESPLNFEIGDGSVGIIASGVAYTYAKEFIEDACILKLGFTWPLPEYKVKKFLRRFDRVIVFEELAPLVEEHVQRMAREEGCQTQVLGKLSGHLPMAFEYTPDTVLALREQISVKNMKKTPKFESIPLPTRPPVLCAGCPHRATFYAVKKALNGREAIFSTDIGCYTLGLNPPLNSADFLLCMGSSVGAAGGFAESTDQKVIAFIGDSTLFHSGIPGIINAVFNKHHFLLVVLDNGTTAMTGHQPHPGTGRSSPSPTTPVDIEMMLKGLGVHNIGTVDPYDLSATIQAIKTALDTDEFSAIISRRPCPLALMRRGKLERKAFIIDKSKCVRCRTCFTKFTCPALSWDGIDVSIISELCIGCGCCAQVCPKRAIEVSK, from the coding sequence ATGTCAAAGGAGCGGTTGAATCTGGTGCCACAAGGGACTAAAGCATTGATGTTGGCCAATGAGGCAATTGCACGCGCTTGCCTTGAGGCAGGAGTTGCGGTGGCAGCTACTTATCCAGGTACACCCTCTTCAGAAATAGGAGGCTATCTCGAGTCCATGTCCAAACATACTGGCATGTATTTTGAGTATTCTATAAACGAAAAGGTGGCATTAGAAGTCGGAGCCGCCGCCGCAGTTTCCGGATTGCGTTCGTTCGTCTTCTTCAAACATGTTGGTCTAAACGTAGCGAGCGACCCTTTCATGTCGTTGGGTTATGTCGGAGTCCGCAAAGGTATGGTAGTTCTTAGCGCTGACGATCCATCTATGCATTCTAGCCAAAATGAACAAGATAGTAGATTCTACGCCCGCCTTGCTGGTGTGCCAATGATTGAGCCTGCAACACCTGCCGAGGCAAAAGAAATGGTTCATGTAGGATTTGAAATATCAGAGAAATTGGAAACACCAGTATTACTTCGCACCTCTACCAGGGTTAATCATGCGCGTGGTATAGTCGAATTAAGGGCATTGCCAAATATTTCCAGGAAGGGGCATTTTGAAAAGGATCCTTTTCGTTTCGTGCCAGTTCCCGCGGTGGCTAGAAAAGGTCGCATCAGGCAATTGGAATGTATGAAGTCGGCTTTGGCCATTTCTGAAGAGTCACCATTGAATTTTGAAATTGGAGACGGTAGCGTAGGCATTATTGCTTCAGGTGTAGCCTATACATATGCCAAAGAATTCATCGAGGATGCCTGCATCCTTAAATTGGGCTTCACTTGGCCGTTGCCCGAATATAAAGTCAAAAAATTCCTTCGAAGATTCGACCGTGTTATTGTATTTGAGGAATTGGCTCCTTTGGTGGAAGAGCACGTGCAGCGCATGGCCCGAGAAGAAGGGTGTCAAACTCAAGTGTTAGGAAAGCTATCTGGGCATCTTCCCATGGCTTTTGAGTATACTCCTGATACGGTCTTGGCTCTTAGGGAACAAATCTCAGTTAAAAATATGAAAAAAACACCTAAATTTGAATCAATACCATTACCTACTCGACCTCCTGTCCTTTGCGCTGGCTGCCCGCATCGTGCAACTTTCTATGCAGTAAAAAAGGCTTTAAATGGCAGGGAAGCTATATTTTCCACTGACATTGGTTGTTACACACTTGGGCTCAACCCACCCCTAAACTCCGCAGATTTTCTGTTGTGCATGGGCTCGAGTGTGGGGGCAGCGGGCGGATTTGCAGAGTCAACAGATCAGAAAGTAATCGCGTTCATTGGGGACTCCACCCTTTTCCATTCTGGCATTCCAGGTATTATAAACGCTGTTTTCAATAAACATCATTTCTTATTAGTGGTGCTTGACAATGGCACGACAGCAATGACGGGGCATCAACCGCATCCGGGAACGGGAAGATCTTCGCCAAGCCCCACCACGCCCGTGGACATAGAAATGATGTTGAAGGGTCTGGGAGTGCATAATATAGGTACAGTCGATCCTTATGATTTATCCGCTACAATTCAGGCCATCAAGACCGCTTTAGATACTGATGAATTCTCAGCCATAATTTCACGTCGCCCCTGCCCTCTAGCATTGATGCGTAGGGGAAAGTTAGAACGGAAAGCTTTCATCATCGATAAATCGAAGTGTGTCAGGTGCCGCACATGTTTCACAAAGTTCACCTGTCCAGCTCTATCCTGGGATGGCATAGATGTTAGCATTATCTCAGAATTGTGCATAGGATGCGGGTGCTGCGCTCAGGTATGCCCGAAGAGAGCAATTGAGGTGAGTAAATGA
- a CDS encoding thiamine pyrophosphate-dependent enzyme, whose product MSKFTIPKEEYLSKGHSGCAGCGATLLARFCLKALGPKTIINSPACCWSVVQGVWPRAALKVPVVDHAFECTGAVSSGIRAALEIKGIDDVTVVGWAGDGGTADIGLQSLSGAIDRRTDFLYIMYDNEAYMNTGVQTSGCTPLYAWTNTDPGGKKREWRNIGKKRIMDMLIANGIVYGATVSIAYPEDLIAKIKKSRCIKGPKFIHALSPCPPGWKIPTSKSVEVARLATQTGIFPLYEYENGVMTLSKDIKNKPVEEYLMLQGRFRHLTSEMLFEIQKKVDEEYEALKARCQRSG is encoded by the coding sequence ATGTCTAAATTCACCATCCCTAAAGAAGAATATTTAAGCAAAGGACATTCGGGCTGTGCCGGCTGCGGAGCCACTTTGCTAGCTAGATTTTGTCTAAAAGCCTTAGGCCCAAAGACAATCATAAATTCACCTGCTTGTTGCTGGTCTGTGGTTCAAGGAGTCTGGCCCAGAGCCGCTTTAAAAGTTCCTGTAGTTGACCATGCTTTCGAATGCACTGGAGCAGTGAGTTCTGGCATTCGTGCCGCCCTCGAGATAAAAGGAATAGATGATGTTACTGTTGTGGGCTGGGCTGGAGATGGTGGCACAGCGGATATTGGGTTACAATCATTATCTGGTGCGATTGACCGCCGGACAGACTTCCTTTATATAATGTATGATAACGAAGCATACATGAACACAGGCGTCCAGACCTCCGGATGCACGCCTCTCTATGCTTGGACCAATACTGATCCAGGAGGGAAAAAGAGGGAATGGAGAAATATTGGAAAGAAGCGAATCATGGATATGCTTATCGCAAATGGGATAGTCTACGGAGCCACGGTCTCCATAGCTTATCCCGAAGATCTAATCGCCAAAATTAAGAAGTCAAGATGCATTAAGGGACCCAAGTTCATTCATGCGCTGTCTCCTTGTCCTCCTGGCTGGAAGATTCCTACTTCCAAATCGGTAGAGGTGGCTCGCTTAGCAACACAAACTGGTATATTTCCGCTCTACGAGTACGAGAACGGCGTAATGACGCTTTCCAAGGACATCAAGAACAAGCCCGTGGAGGAATATCTGATGTTACAAGGTAGGTTTAGGCATTTGACCTCTGAGATGCTATTTGAGATACAAAAGAAAGTGGACGAAGAGTATGAGGCCCTGAAAGCTAGATGTCAAAGGAGCGGTTGA
- a CDS encoding transketolase C-terminal domain-containing protein — translation MIDLMTGNVAAAKAAMLAGVEVVAAYPITPQTSISEKLAEMVANDEIKAKYIKVESEHSAMAALIGASYMGARTFTATSSQGLALMHEMLFWAAGARRPIVMTVVSRSLGPPWNIWTDHMDVIGERDTGWMQFFCENNQEALDLILLAYKVAEDKEVMLPTMVIEDGFILSHTFEKVDIPAKEEVDFFLPPFNPDVKVNFRKPRRYGSLVMPDWTMEFRYNNYLAMEKAKKKFAEAGSAFSKAFGRDYSSLIESYRCEGAEAVLIITGSAAGTAKVAADRMRERGKKVGVAKMRVFRPFPNEELLKLAENVRTIGVFDRSYTFGYGGAIYSEVRNALFSLAADLKVKGYIGGLGGRDVTETDFEKIFDDLLTLRRSGLASNQVDWVGLKDGSMRW, via the coding sequence ATGATAGATTTAATGACAGGAAATGTGGCAGCTGCTAAGGCAGCAATGCTCGCCGGAGTCGAAGTCGTTGCGGCTTATCCAATAACTCCTCAAACTTCGATATCTGAGAAACTAGCCGAGATGGTGGCCAATGACGAGATTAAGGCCAAATACATCAAGGTCGAAAGCGAACATAGTGCGATGGCAGCCCTTATCGGAGCATCTTATATGGGAGCAAGGACGTTTACAGCCACCTCTTCCCAGGGTCTTGCGCTAATGCATGAGATGTTGTTCTGGGCCGCAGGGGCGCGGCGTCCTATCGTAATGACCGTGGTTTCACGCTCTTTAGGACCTCCTTGGAATATTTGGACAGACCATATGGATGTCATTGGAGAGAGGGATACTGGCTGGATGCAATTTTTCTGCGAAAATAATCAGGAAGCTTTAGATTTGATATTATTGGCATACAAAGTAGCAGAAGATAAAGAGGTAATGCTACCTACAATGGTCATCGAAGATGGCTTCATTCTTTCCCATACCTTTGAAAAAGTAGACATTCCTGCCAAAGAGGAGGTCGATTTCTTCCTGCCCCCTTTTAATCCAGATGTTAAGGTGAACTTTCGTAAACCTCGAAGATACGGAAGCTTAGTCATGCCGGATTGGACCATGGAATTTCGTTATAATAATTACCTGGCGATGGAGAAGGCAAAAAAGAAGTTCGCAGAGGCAGGATCCGCATTTAGCAAAGCTTTTGGTCGCGATTACTCAAGTCTAATTGAAAGTTATCGCTGCGAGGGCGCAGAAGCAGTCCTTATCATAACTGGATCAGCTGCAGGTACGGCAAAAGTAGCTGCGGACCGCATGCGAGAGCGAGGCAAAAAAGTGGGTGTGGCAAAGATGCGAGTTTTCCGTCCATTCCCTAATGAGGAGCTCCTAAAGCTCGCTGAGAATGTTCGAACAATCGGAGTATTCGACCGCAGCTACACTTTTGGCTATGGAGGTGCGATATATAGTGAGGTTCGGAATGCATTATTCTCTTTGGCAGCAGATCTCAAGGTTAAAGGTTACATAGGGGGCTTAGGCGGAAGAGATGTGACTGAAACAGATTTCGAGAAGATATTTGATGATCTTTTAACTCTGCGTAGAAGCGGCTTAGCATCGAATCAAGTGGATTGGGTGGGGCTGAAGGATGGAAGTATGAGGTGGTGA
- a CDS encoding 4Fe-4S binding protein translates to METYRDLPQSSYTLQSTESVRTGTWRTLQPVIDLKKCTRCYTCWKFCPDVSIEVREEGDYPRVDLDHCKGCGICSNECPVGAISMMREDAI, encoded by the coding sequence ATGGAGACATATAGGGATCTACCCCAGTCGAGCTATACATTACAAAGCACTGAAAGCGTACGCACAGGTACTTGGCGCACACTTCAACCAGTGATTGACTTGAAAAAATGTACCCGTTGTTACACATGTTGGAAATTCTGCCCAGATGTAAGCATAGAGGTAAGGGAAGAAGGCGATTATCCTCGTGTGGATCTGGACCATTGCAAGGGTTGCGGTATCTGCTCCAATGAATGCCCGGTGGGAGCTATTTCCATGATGAGGGAGGATGCAATATGA
- a CDS encoding 2-oxoacid:acceptor oxidoreductase family protein, whose amino-acid sequence MIEVRFHGRGGQGAVIASELLARAAVLNRLHAAAFPFFGVERRGAPVTSFCRIDLKPIRTHAEIYYPDYVIVLDSDLLTMTNVLHGLKPDGIILINTPDERRENLNQKWPRVATVDATRIALRHDLGSETAPIVNTAILGAFSRICPQIPLEKIIESIMKASPGNREENAAAAREAYESVKGVW is encoded by the coding sequence GTGATAGAAGTGAGATTTCACGGCAGAGGAGGGCAAGGTGCAGTAATAGCATCAGAGCTCCTTGCGCGAGCAGCCGTTTTAAATCGACTGCATGCAGCCGCTTTCCCTTTTTTTGGTGTGGAAAGAAGAGGCGCACCTGTGACATCATTCTGCCGCATCGATCTGAAGCCAATTCGCACGCATGCAGAAATATACTATCCTGACTATGTAATAGTCTTAGACTCAGATCTTCTCACAATGACAAATGTACTTCATGGTCTTAAGCCAGATGGTATTATTTTGATTAACACCCCCGATGAGCGACGTGAAAATTTGAACCAGAAATGGCCTCGTGTAGCCACAGTAGATGCCACAAGAATAGCTCTCCGGCATGATTTGGGCTCAGAGACAGCACCGATAGTGAACACAGCCATATTGGGTGCATTTTCTAGAATTTGTCCTCAAATACCGTTGGAAAAAATCATTGAGAGCATCATGAAAGCATCTCCAGGAAATAGGGAGGAAAATGCAGCAGCGGCAAGGGAGGCTTATGAGAGCGTAAAGGGGGTGTGGTAG
- a CDS encoding RNA-binding domain-containing protein, producing MSLHNLHFRAFCHATEDEGKVMKALIFASGCEENNVGRMKCEGHHGNPIIILDVDIRSSIEIRKVFSRLSKRDLQTLIDDLERRVDEECSFFFRLDKQNAFEGIMILGEKNEGNDVIAVHGKIKTYPKSRKRALETMKEYLISIA from the coding sequence ATGAGTTTGCACAACCTGCACTTTCGAGCCTTTTGCCATGCTACTGAGGATGAAGGAAAAGTGATGAAGGCTTTAATTTTCGCCTCTGGTTGTGAAGAAAATAATGTAGGGCGTATGAAATGTGAAGGACATCATGGCAACCCGATAATAATCTTAGATGTTGATATTCGTTCATCCATTGAAATCAGAAAAGTTTTCAGTAGATTATCAAAAAGAGATTTACAAACGCTCATTGATGATCTCGAAAGAAGAGTCGATGAAGAATGTTCCTTCTTTTTTAGATTGGATAAGCAAAATGCGTTCGAAGGAATAATGATTTTAGGAGAAAAAAATGAGGGCAACGATGTCATTGCTGTACATGGAAAAATAAAAACTTATCCAAAAAGCAGAAAACGAGCGCTTGAAACAATGAAAGAATATCTAATATCTATCGCTTAA